One window of Nostoc sp. C052 genomic DNA carries:
- the coaBC gene encoding bifunctional phosphopantothenoylcysteine decarboxylase/phosphopantothenate--cysteine ligase CoaBC — translation MQFPLNPKSKIQNPKLNRVLIGVGGGIAAYKICELVSTLFKTGVEVRVILTRSAQKFITPLTLATLSRHPAYTDDDFWQATHSRPLHIELGEWADVMVIAPLTANTLAKLAYGMADNLLTNTVLASTCPVLLAPAMNTDMWEQQSVQRNWQQLLIDSRYHGMGTASGLLACDRIGAGRLAEPPEIFAHVQSLLHTQGKRDLAGKRVLISAGGTREYLDPVRFIGNPSTGKMGLALAQAALHRGASVTLVHGPANWDVPLGVQAIPVVSADEMQQVMVECLPNADVIVMSAAVADVKPRDYSTEKLPKRSLPQALPLEPVPDIVAQLAQHKQPHQMLIGFAAQNGDIIKPALEKLQNKKLDAIVANPIDRPDSGFGSDNNQAIFLDSQGNQLEIAPCSKLEMAHQLFDFFKPHTRDFQS, via the coding sequence ATGCAATTTCCCTTAAATCCAAAATCCAAAATCCAAAATCCAAAATTGAACAGGGTTCTAATTGGTGTAGGTGGCGGTATCGCCGCCTACAAAATTTGTGAACTGGTTTCAACGCTGTTTAAAACTGGGGTGGAAGTCCGAGTCATCCTCACCCGTTCGGCACAAAAATTTATCACACCTCTGACTCTAGCCACCCTATCTCGTCATCCCGCCTACACAGATGATGATTTTTGGCAAGCAACTCACTCTCGTCCGCTGCATATTGAGTTGGGTGAATGGGCAGATGTCATGGTAATTGCCCCTTTAACAGCTAATACATTAGCCAAGTTAGCCTACGGGATGGCGGATAATTTACTCACAAATACCGTGCTGGCTTCTACTTGTCCCGTGCTGTTAGCACCTGCAATGAATACGGATATGTGGGAACAGCAATCGGTGCAGCGGAATTGGCAACAGCTATTGATCGATAGCCGGTATCATGGAATGGGTACAGCATCAGGATTATTAGCGTGCGATCGCATCGGTGCTGGTAGATTAGCAGAACCTCCAGAAATATTCGCTCATGTCCAATCGTTATTACACACTCAAGGCAAACGAGATTTAGCAGGTAAACGAGTCTTAATTAGCGCTGGGGGAACGCGAGAGTATCTTGACCCAGTGAGGTTTATTGGTAATCCTTCCACAGGTAAAATGGGATTAGCTTTAGCGCAAGCGGCACTTCACCGTGGCGCAAGTGTCACCTTGGTACATGGCCCAGCTAATTGGGATGTACCATTGGGAGTGCAAGCAATTCCTGTTGTTAGTGCAGACGAAATGCAGCAGGTGATGGTGGAATGTTTACCCAATGCTGATGTAATTGTGATGTCAGCAGCCGTGGCAGACGTGAAGCCACGAGATTATAGTACAGAAAAATTGCCCAAGCGATCGCTCCCCCAAGCTTTACCTTTGGAACCAGTACCGGATATAGTCGCCCAGTTAGCACAACATAAACAGCCGCATCAAATGTTAATTGGTTTTGCAGCACAAAATGGAGATATTATCAAGCCAGCGTTAGAAAAATTACAGAATAAAAAACTCGATGCGATCGTTGCCAATCCCATCGATCGACCTGATAGTGGTTTTGGTAGCGATAATAATCAAGCGATATTTTTAGATAGTCAAGGAAATCAGCTAGAAATTGCACCTTGTTCTAAATTAGAAATGGCCCATCAATTATTTGATTTCTTCAAGCCGCACACTCGTGACTTCCAGTCATGA
- a CDS encoding DUF2555 domain-containing protein: MTTLSISQKEIAAMSAAEVEELATRLELDNYSNAFEGLNDWHLLRAIAFQRPELVEPYIYLLDLEPYDEA, translated from the coding sequence ATGACAACTCTAAGCATTTCCCAAAAAGAAATTGCTGCCATGAGTGCGGCAGAAGTAGAAGAACTAGCTACACGTCTGGAACTGGATAATTATAGTAATGCTTTTGAGGGTTTAAATGATTGGCATCTATTGCGAGCGATCGCATTTCAGCGTCCAGAGTTAGTTGAACCCTATATCTACCTCTTAGACTTGGAACCCTACGATGAAGCGTAG
- a CDS encoding alpha/beta hydrolase — protein MTVPTATSQPPVGLIVTLHGWGANAEDVASLLPSINLPDYQFVLPNAPFPYAYSPIGRAWYDLRVENMYEGLPESRQLLTDFLESLESSTGIPLSRTILSGFSQGGAMTLDVGSKLPLAGLVVMSGYLHPDALTAAKNKIPPTLITHGRYDEVVPLQAALKAQETLKSLGVAVEYHEFDMGHEIHLPTLEVLRNFVVNTIG, from the coding sequence ATTACCGTTCCCACAGCAACTTCTCAACCCCCCGTAGGCTTAATTGTCACCTTGCATGGTTGGGGTGCTAATGCTGAAGATGTAGCATCTTTGTTACCCTCGATCAACTTACCTGATTACCAGTTTGTATTACCCAATGCACCTTTTCCTTATGCCTATTCCCCAATAGGGAGGGCATGGTATGACCTACGGGTGGAAAATATGTATGAAGGATTGCCAGAAAGTCGGCAACTGTTAACAGATTTCTTGGAATCTCTAGAAAGTAGCACTGGCATACCTTTATCACGCACGATTTTAAGTGGATTTTCTCAAGGTGGAGCAATGACTTTGGATGTCGGCTCAAAATTACCTCTAGCAGGTTTAGTTGTGATGAGCGGATATTTACATCCTGACGCACTAACAGCAGCTAAAAATAAAATTCCGCCGACTTTAATCACTCACGGTAGATATGATGAAGTTGTTCCCCTGCAAGCTGCTTTGAAGGCACAGGAAACTCTCAAGTCTCTAGGAGTGGCAGTAGAATACCACGAATTTGATATGGGGCATGAAATACATTTACCAACGTTAGAAGTGCTACGAAATTTCGTTGTCAATACCATTGGCTAG
- a CDS encoding S-layer family protein produces the protein MANIIGTNGNDTLVGTNGADTINGNDTIPQTNDNNDSLTGGGGKDKFVYNIDSDYGYSNTYTITDFGGVGKGVTPSAAVIAEVDTIQFQGYYFTARNLLLTQNGSNLEITFENLPITKVILQNFKLENLDNLPATSSRPAIGNILFDGQTSITDSFDVFNANSTQTNLFNKNTVTFLNDLDNNITGFDNSDDVVNGQGGNDKIDGKSGNDLLRGGIGNDTLIGGEGDDSLFGGEGNDSLLGGGGDDSLLGGTGDDILLGGTGNDTLFGGRENDTLLGGTGDDRLTVGSSNLDTLGGDQLLSGEDGNDTLSASGYESRYEDTYYTSGNNTLNGGAGDDYLIVKFSKGNNLLNGGDGNDTFSESTTVNGTFSKYNTGNDTVDGGQGDDLLSYNSDAIRGMTSTFNPTTNVGSITIDTNQFSYKNIERLNITGTYYDDDIVGTNGNDTLNPGSSGNDTIDGGAGDDLLSYYNYSGGGTTSFFDATTNTGLITSGSNRVSYKNIERLNITSGFGDDNIVGSNGNDTLDPGKAGNDTIDGGAGDDLLSYSYNSGGAGITSTFDATTNTGLITAGTRLVSYKNIERLDITGTEYDDNIVGGNGNDTLDPGRSGDDTINGGAGDDLLSYLYDFGDGITSTFDATTNTGLITSDRNRVSYKNIERLEIAGTEYDDNIVGSNGNDRITGSYASFDAGFTEFDIISGNDIIDGGNGDDLLIVNDSGDLRGFGITSTLNAITNEGSITAGTNQVSYKNIERLDIIGTYYDDLIVGGNGNDTLNGGFGNDILIGGKGNDSLNGGSGIDTFAFNSFNEGIDRLDDFNTTNELIRVSIAGFGGGLSPGSLSANQFTIGASATTSTQRFIYNDVTGALFFDQDGSASSFTQVQFAQLSPGSSLTKNNFVVV, from the coding sequence ATGGCAAATATCATTGGAACCAACGGGAATGATACCCTAGTGGGCACTAACGGCGCAGATACGATTAATGGTAACGATACTATCCCACAAACTAATGACAACAACGATAGTCTGACTGGTGGCGGTGGCAAGGATAAATTTGTCTACAACATAGACTCTGACTACGGTTATAGCAACACCTATACTATTACCGATTTCGGTGGCGTAGGTAAAGGCGTAACTCCCTCAGCAGCAGTCATTGCCGAAGTGGATACTATCCAATTTCAAGGCTATTATTTTACTGCCAGAAATCTGCTGCTTACTCAGAATGGCAGCAATCTGGAAATCACCTTTGAAAATTTGCCTATTACAAAAGTCATTCTTCAAAACTTCAAATTAGAAAACCTGGATAATCTGCCAGCAACTTCTTCACGACCTGCTATTGGCAATATCCTGTTTGATGGACAAACCAGCATCACCGACAGTTTTGATGTGTTTAATGCTAACTCCACTCAAACTAACCTGTTCAATAAGAACACAGTGACATTCCTGAATGACCTCGACAACAACATTACAGGTTTCGACAACTCAGATGATGTGGTCAATGGTCAAGGGGGTAATGACAAAATCGATGGCAAGAGTGGTAACGACCTGCTACGCGGTGGTATAGGCAATGATACTCTCATTGGTGGTGAAGGGGATGACTCCCTTTTTGGTGGTGAAGGCAATGACTCCCTTCTTGGTGGTGGAGGGGATGACTCCCTTCTTGGTGGTACAGGCGATGACATCCTTCTTGGTGGTACGGGTAATGATACCCTTTTTGGTGGTAGGGAAAATGACACCCTTCTGGGTGGTACTGGTGACGATCGCTTGACTGTTGGTTCTTCAAATCTTGATACTTTAGGAGGCGATCAGCTGCTCTCTGGGGAAGATGGTAACGATACTCTCTCTGCTTCAGGCTACGAAAGCCGCTACGAGGATACCTATTACACCTCTGGCAATAATACCCTCAACGGTGGTGCTGGTGACGATTACTTGATTGTTAAATTTTCAAAAGGCAATAACTTGCTGAATGGTGGTGACGGCAACGATACGTTCTCCGAGTCCACCACTGTCAATGGTACGTTCTCCAAGTACAACACTGGCAATGATACGGTAGATGGAGGTCAAGGTGATGATTTGTTGTCTTATAACTCCGATGCTATCAGGGGAATGACTTCGACTTTCAATCCTACTACTAACGTTGGCTCAATTACCATAGACACAAATCAGTTTAGCTACAAGAATATCGAACGATTAAATATCACCGGTACATACTACGATGACGATATTGTGGGTACCAATGGCAACGATACGCTCAACCCAGGCAGTAGTGGGAATGATACGATAGATGGGGGCGCAGGTGACGACTTGTTGTCCTACTATAATTACAGTGGTGGTGGAACCACTTCATTCTTCGATGCTACCACTAATACTGGCTTAATTACGTCAGGCAGCAATCGCGTTAGCTACAAGAATATCGAACGATTAAATATCACAAGTGGATTCGGCGATGACAATATTGTAGGTAGTAATGGCAATGATACGCTCGACCCGGGCAAGGCTGGGAATGACACGATAGATGGGGGCGCAGGTGACGACTTGTTGTCCTATAGCTATAACTCCGGTGGTGCGGGAATCACTTCAACTTTCGATGCTACTACTAATACTGGCTTAATTACGGCAGGCACGAGATTAGTCAGTTACAAGAATATCGAACGATTAGATATCACGGGTACAGAGTACGATGACAATATTGTGGGGGGCAATGGCAATGATACCCTCGACCCTGGCAGGAGTGGCGATGATACGATCAATGGGGGAGCGGGTGACGATTTGTTGTCCTATCTCTACGATTTTGGCGACGGAATCACTTCAACTTTCGATGCTACTACTAATACTGGCTTAATTACGTCAGACAGGAATCGCGTTAGCTACAAGAATATCGAACGATTAGAGATCGCAGGAACAGAGTACGATGACAATATTGTGGGGAGCAATGGCAACGATAGAATAACAGGAAGCTATGCTTCTTTCGATGCCGGATTCACTGAATTTGATATTATTAGTGGCAATGACATAATCGACGGGGGCAATGGTGATGATTTGTTGATTGTCAATGACAGTGGTGATCTCCGTGGCTTCGGAATCACTTCGACATTAAATGCTATCACTAACGAAGGATCAATTACGGCTGGCACGAATCAGGTTAGCTACAAGAATATCGAACGATTAGATATCATCGGTACATACTACGATGACTTGATTGTAGGGGGCAATGGAAATGATACCCTCAATGGTGGTTTTGGCAATGATATCCTTATAGGTGGCAAAGGCAATGATAGCCTCAATGGAGGATCTGGAATTGATACCTTTGCTTTTAATAGTTTCAATGAAGGCATTGATAGACTTGATGACTTCAACACTACTAATGAACTGATTCGGGTGTCGATTGCTGGTTTTGGTGGCGGGTTATCACCAGGTTCACTTTCAGCTAATCAGTTTACGATTGGAGCATCTGCAACTACTAGCACTCAGCGATTTATTTACAACGATGTTACAGGTGCATTATTCTTTGACCAAGACGGCAGTGCGAGTTCCTTTACTCAGGTACAATTTGCACAATTATCTCCTGGCTCGTCACTAACCAAAAACAATTTTGTGGTTGTTTAA
- a CDS encoding acetamidase/formamidase family protein, which translates to MTHYILKASKETVHLGGFSNLLKPALIIDSGDTVDVETYSGYYVYDKAPPEFLTPEFIDICQNLLPERKIAGGPHLLTGPIYVRDAEPGDVLEVQLDAIAPRLPVGFNAIRAGWGALPHQFPQPALRFIPLDLVNNIAEFPVGAGIKIPLKPFFGILGVATPETSRTSIPPGSYGGNIDNRELQAGSRLFLPIFVPGGLFSIGDGHSAQGDGEVNVTAIETSMNGRITLKLRKDLQLTTPIAETPTHIITMGFAQTLDEALELALKNMINFLERFVNLSPEDAYILCSLAVNFHITQVVNSPQKGVHGMLPKSIFSKIDFI; encoded by the coding sequence GTGACTCATTACATTTTAAAAGCCTCAAAAGAAACTGTGCATTTAGGTGGTTTTTCTAATCTGCTAAAACCAGCACTGATTATTGACTCTGGCGATACAGTTGACGTAGAAACTTATAGTGGTTACTACGTTTACGACAAAGCACCACCTGAGTTTCTCACACCAGAATTTATCGACATCTGCCAAAATCTTCTCCCGGAACGAAAAATTGCTGGAGGGCCGCATTTACTCACAGGGCCGATTTATGTGCGCGATGCCGAACCAGGGGATGTTTTAGAAGTACAATTAGATGCGATCGCACCTCGTTTACCTGTCGGCTTCAATGCCATTCGTGCAGGTTGGGGAGCTTTACCACATCAGTTTCCTCAGCCTGCTTTGAGATTCATCCCTCTAGATTTGGTAAACAATATCGCCGAATTTCCAGTAGGTGCTGGCATAAAAATTCCCCTCAAACCGTTTTTTGGAATTCTTGGTGTCGCTACTCCAGAAACCTCTCGAACTTCTATCCCACCAGGTTCTTACGGTGGTAATATCGACAATCGAGAACTGCAAGCTGGTTCTCGTTTATTTTTGCCGATTTTCGTGCCAGGTGGATTATTTTCCATTGGTGATGGACATTCGGCACAAGGAGACGGCGAAGTAAATGTCACCGCCATTGAAACTTCCATGAACGGTAGAATCACGCTGAAACTTCGCAAGGATTTACAACTAACAACACCAATTGCCGAAACTCCAACTCATATCATCACAATGGGCTTTGCTCAAACCTTAGATGAAGCCTTAGAACTGGCTTTAAAAAACATGATTAATTTTCTGGAACGCTTTGTAAATTTGTCGCCGGAAGATGCTTATATATTATGTAGTTTAGCTGTAAATTTTCACATTACCCAAGTTGTAAACAGTCCCCAAAAAGGTGTACATGGAATGCTACCCAAATCAATTTTTTCTAAGATAGACTTTATCTAA
- a CDS encoding right-handed parallel beta-helix repeat-containing protein: MSTFTVTNTNNSGTGSLRQAILDANALSGKDIINFGGLFTDGLAHKINLTGSGLSITDNLTIEGTNPSKLTIKDDSASRVFDIASGVTAAINGLTITNSYKGSEGGAISNEGVLTLSNSTITGNTAYIGGGIYNQGNLTVNYSTITDNTALFDGGGIDSSNDRSIVIVNHSTISGNKALYGGGIYIDIAEGIQTLSVSNSSISNNSANFSGGGIFIGGDDIDDTSSGGITTSVSNSIISRNSALEGSGGGIYDGASGGGIYNTTGAISYIVGFLSTITVTNSIISGNTAGADGGGIFNHAEEQSYFYSSNSSSSTITLTNSIISGNTARADGGGIFNLGIISVTNSTISGNKALTAGGGGIYNGGFTYPGYKSPDSVAYGNLTVTKSAINDNSGSTGGGIYNKGSLLVSYSNISDNYARDYGGGIYNSSFNEFGMYNTLGIVTVTHSSISGNTALTAGGGIYNDLYKDFGKIVPFIGTVTYTYNGLSTVKVFNSVISANQAHFGGGIYNNASLTVGNSIIRHNKAFGIELSSGGEESGTGGGIYNSNSSYALATVDYSLIVCNFDTPKEDSTRLIKLDNLVGKFITKGSLVRV; this comes from the coding sequence GGCTCATAAGATCAATCTAACTGGTAGTGGTCTGAGTATCACAGATAACCTAACCATTGAAGGTACAAATCCGAGCAAACTAACTATTAAGGATGATAGTGCTTCTCGTGTTTTTGACATTGCCAGTGGTGTAACAGCTGCAATCAACGGGCTGACTATTACCAATAGCTACAAAGGCTCAGAAGGCGGTGCCATCTCCAATGAAGGTGTCCTTACCTTGAGCAATAGCACTATCACTGGTAATACAGCATACATCGGTGGTGGTATTTACAATCAAGGCAACCTAACTGTGAACTACAGCACTATCACTGACAACACAGCGCTTTTTGATGGCGGTGGCATTGATAGCAGCAACGATCGCAGCATCGTAATTGTGAACCACAGCACCATTAGTGGGAACAAAGCACTTTATGGAGGCGGCATCTACATTGACATTGCGGAGGGCATCCAAACTTTATCAGTGAGTAACAGCAGTATTAGTAACAACTCAGCAAATTTCAGTGGTGGAGGTATCTTTATTGGCGGCGATGACATCGATGACACCAGTAGTGGGGGCATTACTACAAGTGTGAGTAATAGTATCATTAGTCGCAACTCAGCACTCGAAGGCTCCGGCGGTGGGATCTATGATGGTGCAAGTGGCGGCGGGATCTATAATACTACTGGCGCTATCAGCTATATTGTCGGTTTCCTTAGCACTATAACTGTAACGAACAGCATAATTAGTGGCAATACCGCGGGGGCAGATGGCGGTGGCATCTTTAATCATGCCGAAGAACAGTCTTATTTTTATAGTTCTAATTCCAGTTCTAGTACTATAACTTTAACGAACAGCATTATTAGTGGCAATACGGCGAGGGCAGATGGCGGTGGCATCTTTAATTTGGGTATTATAAGTGTAACTAACAGCACCATCAGTGGGAATAAAGCACTTACTGCTGGCGGTGGCGGGATCTATAACGGAGGCTTTACCTACCCCGGCTATAAATCACCTGATAGTGTAGCTTATGGCAACCTAACGGTGACTAAAAGTGCTATTAATGACAATTCTGGATCTACTGGAGGCGGCATCTACAATAAGGGTAGCCTATTAGTAAGTTACAGCAATATCAGTGATAACTATGCCAGAGACTACGGTGGCGGCATCTACAATTCTAGCTTTAACGAGTTTGGGATGTACAATACATTAGGTATCGTTACGGTGACTCATAGCAGCATTAGTGGCAATACGGCACTTACTGCCGGCGGTGGCATCTACAATGATCTTTACAAAGACTTTGGAAAGATTGTGCCATTTATTGGTACTGTTACTTATACATATAATGGCTTAAGTACCGTTAAGGTATTTAATAGCGTTATTAGTGCTAATCAGGCGCACTTTGGCGGTGGTATTTACAATAATGCCAGCTTAACAGTGGGCAACAGCATTATCAGGCACAATAAAGCTTTCGGAATCGAACTTAGTTCCGGTGGAGAAGAGTCTGGTACGGGTGGCGGTATTTACAACTCTAACTCTAGCTATGCCTTGGCTACAGTAGACTACAGCCTCATTGTTTGTAATTTTGATACACCCAAAGAGGATTCAACTAGACTTATCAAGCTTGATAATCTCGTAGGTAAATTCATCACTAAAGGGTCATTAGTGAGAGTTTAG